The following coding sequences lie in one Glycine soja cultivar W05 chromosome 16, ASM419377v2, whole genome shotgun sequence genomic window:
- the LOC114389231 gene encoding protein NUCLEAR FUSION DEFECTIVE 4-like — MRPRKDREGRRFGFDPINSAPSFSSESPRRRPKLLAVLMAGQSRKWMILVATIWIQAFTGTNFDFSQYSSSLKSALNVSQVQLNYLATANDMGKVFGWSSGIALMHLPVSVVMFVAAFMGFFGYGLQWLLITGVVDLPYFLVFLLCLLGGCSICWFNTVCFVLCIRNFPVNRALALSLTVSFNGISAALYTLVANSIDPSSDALYLLLNALVPLLICIAVLVPILRQPALDPLPPDAVNQDSMIFLILNFIALLTGLYLLLFGSSASGVTSAQLYFGGATLLLIFPLCIPGIVYARAWFRRTIHSSFQMGSSSFILVHDDDLEMHRELHSCHNSIVRNGDTYSLLSDNGYMFGSQREKDSDMCCETMIVQDHLTVLGEEHPVAVVVRRLDFWLYYATYLCGGTLGLVYSNNLGQIAQSLGQRSNTSTLVTLYATFSFFGRLLSAGPDYIRNKIYFARTGWLSISLIPTPVAFFLLAASDSLLTLQTGTALIGLSSGFIFAAAVSVTSELFGPNSVGINHNILISNIPIGSLLYGFLAALVYDANAHSIPGNLITSDSVVCMGRQCYFWTFVWWGCISVLGLASSMLLFLRTKHAYDHFEKNRISTQ, encoded by the exons CCACGATTTGGATTCAGGCCTTCACGGGAACCAATTTCGATTTCTCGCAGTACTCGTCGTCGCTCAAATCCGCGCTTAACGTGTCGCAGGTGCAACTGAACTATCTCGCGACGGCGAACGATATGGGGAAGGTTTTCGGGTGGTCCTCGGGGATTGCCCTAATGCACCTGCCGGTTTCTGTTGTTATGTTTGTCGCGGCTTTCATGGGCTTCTTCGGCTACGGCCTCCAGTGGCTCCTCATCACCGGCGTCGTCGATTTGCCTTATTTTCtg GTTTTTCTTCTGTGCCTTTTAGGAGGCTGTAGCATCTGTTGGTTCAACACTGTATGTTTTGTTCTCTGCATTAGGAATTTTCCGGTTAACCGAGCACTTGCATTATCACTCACTGTGAGTTTCAATGGCATCAGTGCAGCACTCTACACCCTTGTTGCCAATTCAATTGATCCATCATCCGATGCACTGTATCTTCTATTGAATGCTCTTGTTCCCCTTCTCATATGTATTGCAGTACTTGTTCCTATTCTTCGCCAGCCGGCTTTAGACCCTCTCCCTCCTGATGCAGTAAATCAGGACTCAATGATATTTCTAATATTGAACTTCATAGCCCTTTTAACTGGTCTTTATCTTCTCCTGTTTGGCTCATCTGCTTCTGGTGTGACTTCTGCTCAGCTCTATTTTGGTGGAGCTACTCTCCTCCTCATCTTCCCATTATGTATTCCTGGCATTGTATATGCTCGGGCTTGGTTTCGGCGTACCATCCATTCCAGCTTTCAGATGGGAAGCTCTAGCTTCATTCTTGTTCATGATGATGATCTTGAGATGCATAGAGAGCTCCATAGCTGTCACAATAGTATTGTTAGAAATGGAGATACTTACAGTCTGCTTAGTGATAACGGATACATGTTTGGGAGCCAGAGGGAAAAAGATAGTGATATGTGTTGTGAGACGATGATTGTCCAGGATCACTTAACAGTGCTAGGAGAAGAGCACCCAGTAGCAGTAGTTGTCCGCAGATTGGATTTTTGGCTATACTATGCTACATACTTGTGTGGAGGTACACTTGGTCTAGTCTATAGCAATAATCTGGGACAGATTGCCCAATCTCTGGGTCAGCGTTCAAATACTTCTACACTTGTCACGCTCTATGcaaccttttccttttttggtcGCTTGCTTTCAGCTGGACCAGACTATATTCGGAA TAAGATCTACTTTGCAAGGACTGGTTGGTTATCGATTTCACTTATACCAACCCCAGTTGCATTCTTCCTCCTTGCTGCATCAGACAGTCTTCTGACACTGCAGACAGGCACCGCACTGATTGGATTGAGCTCTGGTTTTATATTCGCAGCTGCTGTGTCAGTTACATCTGAGCTGTTTGGACCAAACAGTGTGGGCATCAATCACAACATTCTCATATCAAATATCCCTATTGGATCTCTTCTCTATGGCTTTCTTGCTGCACTAGTTTACGATGCTAATGCACACTCAATACCCGGAAACTTGATAACGTCTGACTCAGTAGTGTGCATGGGAAGGCAGTGTTACTTCTGGACATTTGTCTGGTGGGGATGCATATCTGTCCTGGGACTAGCTTCCAGCATGCTATTATTCTTAAGAACGAAACATGCATATGATCATTTTGAGAAGAACCGTATTTCAACTCAATAA